GCTGTTCGCGAAAGGCCAGGTTTTCCAGCAGTTGGGTGACGGCTTGGATGCGGTGCACAGCGGCGTCATGAAGCACGTCGAGGGGCGCCTGGGTGTCGATAAGCAGGGCGGGAACGGTGCAGTCGTGGCCGGTCAGGGGCATGTAGCGGTTCATAGGTAAAAACCTCGGTCAGTAGAGTGAGGCTGTCACCTATCGTCGCCAAACGAATGGGTGACAGCTGTACGCAGGTTGGCGAACCGGGACCGAGTTCCGGCAGACCCGAAGGTCTCCCGCGCACAGCTGCCATAGAGAGCAGCAATGCGGGTACGGAAACTCCTGCAATCAAGCAGAAAGCTTTCGCATACGGTCAACGGATCGCCAAATCCGATCGCCCTGTTGGACGACGGCCGGACTATAAGCCCCCCGCCCAAACCCACGCAAGGCATAGCCCCCGCCGCCGACCCAGGCCCGCTCCCCGCTAACACCACCGTATTGTGATCGACTGCACATCTTTCCGACACAATCCCGAACCTTTTCGTACATTCGAAGGTCTGTAACCCCGCCCACCCGCACGCGGTCGGGCTGCATGGACTGCAGCGTTTTCAAAAACATTAAGGATTGATGTGAGCTTTTTCCCCTTATTCCCTTCTTCGCCACTGCCTTGTGCGGTGCGAATAGTCGCGCCTGTGTATTTCACAAACGCGCCGGGGGGATGCCTTTGGGTCCTTTGACCCCTCACTCGATACACCTACTGCCGCCGGGCCTGTTGGCGGCTTTGACCTGTAGTTCATGGAGTTTGAAATGAAGCGTAAGCAGTTCCAGAAAAGCCTGTTGGCAATCATGGTCGGCGCCATCAGCACGCAGGTGCTCGCGGTGGAAGTGGACCTTGGCGCGGGCAAGACCCAGTTTGTCAGCGAGACCTACAACGAGTCGCTGATCCTCACCGGGCAAACCACCCAGGTGACCACACCGACCAGTGCGCCCCCAGCCGGGCTGGGTGTCGCCGATACCCACATCCAGGGTTCGTTGATCAACCGCGCCGACATTACGCTCAATGCCGACGGCTACACCGTGCGAGGCTTTGCCCTGGACCCGATGTTCTGGACCGGCCCGCCCAACCTCAACCCAGGTTCCGTCACCGGTGACGTGGTGCAGGCTGGCAACATCCTGATGAACAACGGTGGCGACGAAGGCCTGGAGATCGGCAAGACCAATATTGGCGGCAGCGTGATCAACTCCGGCACGATCATTTCGACGGCACCTTCGGCGCCTGCGCCGCCGCCGTTCTATATCGGCGGGGGCGAGGGCATTTACCTGCACGGCACCACCATCGGCGGCGACGTGTCCAACACCGGCCTGATCGACATGGCCGGCGAAGGCGCGATTGGCATCGTGCTGGATCGCGACAACAACACCCCGACCACCATCGGCGGCAAGATCCTCAACTCCGGCACTATCCGGGCGACAGGTGAAGGCGCCTGGGGCATCGAAGTGGAAACCGACACCAGCCCGCTGCGTATCGAAAACAGCGGCTTGATTTCTGCCAACGGCAATGACGCCAAAGGCATATTTTTTTATAACGGCACCATCGATTACATCCTCAACACCGGCACGCTTGAGGCCAAGGGCACCAATGCCAATGCCTTTGAGTTCCTGGAGGCCACCTTCGCCCAGAACAGTGCGAGCGGTGCGCGTGGCATCGTCAACCGTGGCACGGTCATCGCTGATGGCACGGCGATTCTGGTCGGCCCCGATCAAGTGTCATCGTTTGAGATCAACCAGCAAGCCGGCGAAATCCGCAGCAACGCCGGTACCGCCATCGATGCGCGCAACCTGGCAACCCTGAACTGGACCGGTGGCGATATCATCGGCGACGTACTCAACCTGAGCGCGGTGAATATCGACGGCCAGGCGGGGTTCACGGGCAACCGCATCATCGCGCCAGTGTCGGTCAACTCAGGGTCGCTGAACCTTTCGGCGCCTGGCACCGCCATCACCGGCAACCTCAATGTGGCCAGCGGCGCGGGCATTGATATGCGCCTGTCCGACAGCGTCGTGCCGACCACGCCGTACCTGACCGTCAACGGCGCCGCGACGTTTGCCCAGGCGTCCACGTTGACCGTCAGCGCGCAGCCAGGCGACTTCGCCAGCACTGACAACGGCACCCAATACACCCTGCTGCAAGCCACCAGCGTGCAAGACAACGGCTTGTCCGTGGCCAGTTCTTCAGCGTTGCTGGACGTGCTCAGCTATTCGGCCGATGCACAAACGGTCAAGGCCGTGGTGGCGGTGAAAGACAACGCGCAGGTGCAACAGGCCCTGGCCGGTGTCGGTGCTCGTGCGTCGACGGCGACCGTGCTCAACACCTTCAAGAACGGCGTGCTGAGCCGACTCAGCGCGGACGATCAAGTGTTCCAGGCCCTGGCCAACGCCGGCACTGCGGAGCAACTGGCGCAGATCGGCGACCAGCTCACGCCGGAGGTCAACCGTGGCGCGCTGGACGTGGCGTTGTCGGGGCAAACGGTGGTCAACGGGGCGATCTTCAATCGCCTCACCGAGCAGCGTGCAGCCAAAAAAGCCGGCGGCGTGTGGGTGCAGGGCCTAAGCAGCAACATGGACCAGGACGGTCGCGGCGGCAACAACGGCTACTCGGCCAACAGCAGCGGCATGGCGGTGGGTGTGGACAGTCGTGTGAGCGACACCACCACCTTGGGTGTGGCCTACAGCTACCTCAATTCGAATATCCATTCGGACCTGGGCAACAAGACCGACGTCGAAGGCCACGCGCTGTCGCTGTACGGTAACTGGTCGCTGCAAGACTGGTTTGTCGACGCCAGCTTGAGCTACGGCCACAACGAAAACGACAGCAAGCGCCACATCGCCGGCACCACGGCCAAGGGCAGTTACGACAGCAATGTGTTGTCGGCCAGCGTGATCGGCGGTTACAGCTTCAAGCCGTCGCAAGCGGTGGTGATCGAGCCTCGCGTTGCCGCGCGTTACTCCAACGTGCGCCTGGATGGCTACGACGAGAAAGGCTCCTCGGCCGCACTGAGCACCCAGTCGCAGCGTTATGAAGTGGGTGAGTTGGGCGCGGGTGTACGCCTGGCCGGCAACCTGCCGATGGGCGCGGGCAGCTTGCAGCCGGAAGCGACCTTGATGGCTTATCACGACCTGATGGGTGACCGCGTGGCGCAAACCTCCAGCTTCGTGGCCGGTGGTTCGGCGTTTACCGTGACCGGTGCGTCGGTGGCCCGTGACAGCTACGAGGCAAGCGTGGGCGTGAACTACCAGGTCTCGGACTTCAGCGTCGGTGCCAGCTACACGCGCCAGGCGCGCAGTGGTTTTGATGCTGACGGCGTGATGCTCAAAGCGCGCTACGCCTTCTAAACGCAGCACTTCTGTAGTGAGCGGGCTTGTCGAATCGTCGCACCGCCCGCTCACCACAAAAGCCCCTGTTTGCAGGTTACCTTGGGTTGATCAGAGCAACTTGCGCTGCACCGCCACATCGGCGACTTGCGCGCTGCGCGGGCTGCTGACGGATACCGGGTGGAGCGGGGCGGCGAGCAGGGCTGTGGCCCGGAGCAGAGTGTTAAGCACGCAATATCCCTATAAGTGAGCAAGCCGAGTCACTGTCTCGACCTGTTGGCGCATAACTTTAGGGGTGTGCGTCACCGCACGGTATCCGACGAAACACCTTGAGAACCCCTCTCAACTCCGTAAAATGCGGCGATTGTTTAAAGCACGATACTTTTCAGGGACGAATTCAGACATGCGCGCATTTGCCGTATTCCTCGTCGCCTGCCTGATGGCGGGCTGCGCCTCCAAGCCGGAGTACTACATTTCCCCGGCGCCGGTGACTATTCCCAAGACTGCCACTTACTGGCTCGATACCTTTGACGTCGAAGTGGTGGGCAAAAACGAGCGTTTTTTGCCGGATGACAAGGTGCGCCAGCAATTGGGCGTCGATCTGGTCGACCGCCTGCTCAGCGCCAAGCGTTACGCGACCAGCAAGGAAAAGGCCGATTACTTATTGGACGTGAGCATCGTCTATACGCGTCATATCCCGGACTCCAAAGGCGGCCTCACGACGTTGATTGTCGACGACAACACCATTTTGGCCGCTGTCGACTTCAGCTATCAGGTCAAGGTCAAGAAGGGCGGTGGCGAGGTGCTGCATTTTGCAAAGACGCGTAACAACCTTGTGCCCGCTGGTGTGATGGGTGAAGCACAAAAGTGGAGGACCATGGGCGGTATCATCACCAACTCCGGCAACTCCAGTGTTGAGCGTTTTTATACCGGCGTCTTGAGCCGCGATATCGTCGACGACCTGCGCGCCATTCCTTCTCGTTAATGCTGTTTACTACCGATTTATCACCCCAGGAGCACTACGTGAAAACACTCTCCAAAATCCTGCTGTCGGGCCTCACCGCCGCAGCGCTGCTGACCGTGGCCGGTTGCGCCACCGAAAGCAATCGCGCCCTGCCGGTGGAGCAAGTTGCCAGCGCCCACGTTGCCTATTCCGGCGTGCGCGTGCCGATCGCCGTGGGCAAGTTCGATAACCGCTCCAGCTACATGCGCGGCATCTTCTCCGACGGCGTCGACCGCCTCGGTGGCCAGGCCAAGACCATTCTCATCACCCACCTGCAGCAGACCAACCGCTTCAGCGTGCTGGACCGCGACAACATGGGCGAAATCTCCCAGGAAGCCGCGATCAAAGGCACCGCGCAGAAGCTCAAGGGCGCTGACTATGTGGTAACCGGCGACGTGACCGAATTCGGCCGTAAAGAAACCGGCGACCGCCAACTGTTCGGCATCCTCGGCCGTGGCAAGACCCAAGTGGCCTACGCCAAAGTGGCGTTGAATATCGTCAACATCAGCACCTCCGAAGTGGTGTATTCCACCCAGGGCGCCGGTGAGTACGCGCTGTCCAACCGCGAAGTGGTCGGCTTTGGCGGCACCGCCAGCTACGACTCCACCCTCAATGGCAAGGTCCTGGACCTGGCCATGCGCGAAGCGATCAACCGCCTGGTCGACGGCATCAACGCCGGCGCCTGGAACCCGCGTAACTGATCAGCAACACCTCAAGGAGCAGTACACGGATGAGCAAGGCAGTGAAGTTGGCGCTGACGCTGACAGCAATCGCGGCAGTCGCCGGGTGCCACACGGCGCCCCAACCCCTGTATCAATGGGAAAGCTACCAGCCGCAGGTTTACGAGTATTTCAAGGGCGAGCCCAAGGAAGCGCAGGTCGAGGCACTGGAACGTGATCTGCAAAAGATCAACGCCAGTGGCCGCAAGGCGCCGCCGGGTTACCACGCGCACCTGGGCATGCTGTACCTGAGCATGGGCAAGGATGACCAGATGGTGCAGGAATTTCGCACCGAGAAGGCCCTGTTCCCCGAGTCCGCTGCGTACATGGACTTCCTGCTGAAAAACGCCAAGACCGGAGTGGCCACCAAATGAGCCTGTTAAAACTCACTGGCGCCCTGCTGGCCCTGGCGTTGCTCGGCGGCTGTGCAACGCCCAAGACCGTCGATTACACGGCATATAAACAGGCCCGGCCGAAGTCGATCCTGGTGTTGCCGCCGATCAACGAATCGCCGGAAGTGCAGGCCTCGTACAGCCTGGTCTCGCAAGTGACCTACCCGCTGGCCGAAGCCGGCTATTACGTGCTGCCGATTGCCCTGGTGGACGAAACCTTCCGCCAGAACGGCCTGACCACCGCCAACGATATCCAGGGCCTGGCGCCGACCAAGCTGCATGACATCTTTGGTGCGGACGCGGCGCTGTACATCACCGTCAGCGAGTACGGCACCAAGTACATGCTGATCGCCAGCGACACCGCGGTGACCGCCTCGGCCAAACTGGTCGACCTGCGCACCGGCACCACCCTGTGGACCGGCTCGGCGCGGGCTTCCAGCGAGGAAGGCAACAACAATGGCGGTGGCCTGGTGGGCATGTTGATCACGGCAGCGGTCAAGCAGGTGATCAACA
The genomic region above belongs to Pseudomonas sp. S35 and contains:
- a CDS encoding autotransporter outer membrane beta-barrel domain-containing protein, with product MKRKQFQKSLLAIMVGAISTQVLAVEVDLGAGKTQFVSETYNESLILTGQTTQVTTPTSAPPAGLGVADTHIQGSLINRADITLNADGYTVRGFALDPMFWTGPPNLNPGSVTGDVVQAGNILMNNGGDEGLEIGKTNIGGSVINSGTIISTAPSAPAPPPFYIGGGEGIYLHGTTIGGDVSNTGLIDMAGEGAIGIVLDRDNNTPTTIGGKILNSGTIRATGEGAWGIEVETDTSPLRIENSGLISANGNDAKGIFFYNGTIDYILNTGTLEAKGTNANAFEFLEATFAQNSASGARGIVNRGTVIADGTAILVGPDQVSSFEINQQAGEIRSNAGTAIDARNLATLNWTGGDIIGDVLNLSAVNIDGQAGFTGNRIIAPVSVNSGSLNLSAPGTAITGNLNVASGAGIDMRLSDSVVPTTPYLTVNGAATFAQASTLTVSAQPGDFASTDNGTQYTLLQATSVQDNGLSVASSSALLDVLSYSADAQTVKAVVAVKDNAQVQQALAGVGARASTATVLNTFKNGVLSRLSADDQVFQALANAGTAEQLAQIGDQLTPEVNRGALDVALSGQTVVNGAIFNRLTEQRAAKKAGGVWVQGLSSNMDQDGRGGNNGYSANSSGMAVGVDSRVSDTTTLGVAYSYLNSNIHSDLGNKTDVEGHALSLYGNWSLQDWFVDASLSYGHNENDSKRHIAGTTAKGSYDSNVLSASVIGGYSFKPSQAVVIEPRVAARYSNVRLDGYDEKGSSAALSTQSQRYEVGELGAGVRLAGNLPMGAGSLQPEATLMAYHDLMGDRVAQTSSFVAGGSAFTVTGASVARDSYEASVGVNYQVSDFSVGASYTRQARSGFDADGVMLKARYAF
- a CDS encoding CsgG/HfaB family protein, giving the protein MKTLSKILLSGLTAAALLTVAGCATESNRALPVEQVASAHVAYSGVRVPIAVGKFDNRSSYMRGIFSDGVDRLGGQAKTILITHLQQTNRFSVLDRDNMGEISQEAAIKGTAQKLKGADYVVTGDVTEFGRKETGDRQLFGILGRGKTQVAYAKVALNIVNISTSEVVYSTQGAGEYALSNREVVGFGGTASYDSTLNGKVLDLAMREAINRLVDGINAGAWNPRN
- a CDS encoding DUF4810 domain-containing protein; the protein is MSKAVKLALTLTAIAAVAGCHTAPQPLYQWESYQPQVYEYFKGEPKEAQVEALERDLQKINASGRKAPPGYHAHLGMLYLSMGKDDQMVQEFRTEKALFPESAAYMDFLLKNAKTGVATK
- a CDS encoding DUF799 domain-containing protein, encoding MSLLKLTGALLALALLGGCATPKTVDYTAYKQARPKSILVLPPINESPEVQASYSLVSQVTYPLAEAGYYVLPIALVDETFRQNGLTTANDIQGLAPTKLHDIFGADAALYITVSEYGTKYMLIASDTAVTASAKLVDLRTGTTLWTGSARASSEEGNNNGGGLVGMLITAAVKQVINSSTDAAHPIAGITSARLLSPGQRAGILYGPRNPKYGTD